A region from the Variovorax paradoxus genome encodes:
- a CDS encoding flagellar basal body rod protein FlgF codes for MDRMLYVAMSGAKQAMEQQASVANNMANASTPGFRAQINSFRAVPVTGGAQAPTRAYVVATTPGADFSHGPLMETGRALDVAVHGDGWLTVQTPDGGEAYTRVGNLQVNAEGQLTTMGSLPVAGDAGALVVPPGSTVAIAANGLVTARGAGDPAIGIAEVGRLKLVNPPVADLVRGADGLFRMREGLAPAEADAAVTVTTGAVEGSNVNGVEAMVAMIANARSFEMQMKSMRSADENAQSANKLLAYG; via the coding sequence ATGGACCGCATGCTGTATGTCGCGATGAGCGGCGCCAAGCAGGCCATGGAGCAGCAGGCCTCCGTCGCCAACAACATGGCGAACGCCTCCACGCCCGGGTTCCGCGCGCAGATCAACAGCTTTCGCGCGGTGCCGGTGACCGGCGGCGCCCAAGCGCCGACGCGCGCCTATGTGGTCGCCACCACGCCCGGTGCCGACTTCAGCCACGGTCCGCTCATGGAAACCGGTCGTGCGCTCGATGTCGCGGTGCACGGCGATGGCTGGCTCACGGTACAGACGCCCGATGGCGGTGAGGCCTACACCCGCGTGGGCAACCTGCAGGTGAACGCCGAAGGCCAGCTCACGACCATGGGCTCGCTGCCCGTGGCCGGCGATGCCGGCGCGCTGGTGGTGCCGCCGGGCTCCACCGTCGCGATCGCCGCCAACGGCCTGGTCACCGCGCGCGGCGCCGGCGACCCGGCCATCGGCATTGCCGAGGTGGGCCGCCTGAAGCTGGTCAACCCGCCCGTGGCCGACCTGGTGCGCGGCGCCGACGGACTCTTTCGCATGCGCGAAGGCCTCGCGCCCGCCGAGGCCGATGCGGCCGTGACCGTGACCACCGGCGCGGTCGAGGGCAGCAACGTCAACGGCGTCGAGGCCATGGTGGCCATGATCGCCAACGCCCGCAGCTTCGAGATGCAGATGAAGTCGATGCGCAGCGCGGACGAGAACGCGCAGTCGGCCAACAAGCTGCTGGCGTACGGCTGA
- the flgG gene encoding flagellar basal-body rod protein FlgG codes for MMRSLYIAKTGLDAQQTQLDVVSNNLANVGTTGFKRSRAVFEDLMYQNLRQVGGQTSDQTRLPSGLQVGTGVHVVATERIHSQGNLTKTDKPTDVAINGGGFFQVLMPDGTTSYTRDGSFQTDREGQLVTASGFPVQPAITLPANATSLTVGRDGIVSITQAGQTNTVQVGQLQLATFLNPAGLQSKGENLYAETDASGAPNQVNPGVDGAGILSQGYVEASNVNVVEELVNMIATQRAYEINSKAVQTSDQMLQRLAQL; via the coding sequence ATGATGCGCTCGCTCTACATCGCCAAGACCGGCCTCGATGCCCAGCAGACCCAACTCGACGTGGTGTCGAACAACCTCGCCAACGTCGGCACCACGGGCTTCAAGCGAAGCCGCGCCGTGTTCGAGGACCTGATGTACCAGAACCTGCGCCAGGTCGGCGGCCAGACCTCGGACCAGACCCGCCTGCCTTCGGGCCTGCAGGTGGGCACCGGCGTGCACGTGGTCGCGACCGAGCGCATCCACTCGCAGGGCAACCTGACCAAGACCGACAAGCCGACGGACGTGGCCATCAACGGCGGCGGCTTCTTCCAGGTGCTGATGCCCGACGGCACCACCTCGTACACGCGAGACGGCTCGTTCCAGACCGACCGCGAAGGCCAGCTCGTCACGGCCAGCGGCTTCCCGGTGCAGCCGGCCATCACGCTGCCCGCGAATGCGACCAGCCTGACCGTCGGCCGCGACGGCATCGTGTCGATCACGCAGGCCGGGCAGACCAACACGGTGCAGGTCGGGCAACTGCAGCTGGCCACCTTCCTGAATCCCGCCGGCCTGCAGAGCAAGGGCGAGAACCTGTATGCGGAAACCGATGCCTCCGGTGCGCCGAACCAGGTGAACCCCGGCGTCGACGGTGCGGGCATCCTGAGCCAGGGCTATGTGGAGGCATCGAACGTCAACGTGGTGGAGGAACTGGTCAACATGATCGCCACGCAGCGCGCCTACGAGATCAACAGCAAGGCGGTCCAGACCTCGGACCAGATGCTGCAGCGCTTAGCGCAGCTATGA
- a CDS encoding flagellar basal body L-ring protein FlgH — translation MTSPSLRALRAGRGPGLVLVPLVALLASGCAQVPREPLVHQPMTARAENMASMPRRANGAIFQDGPGGSALFEDRRPRNVGDILTIVISERVNASKNSGASASRTGSMAADFAGIPKLLGSLLDGQDAKLSGGNKLDAKGGANANNTFNGVITVTVVDVMRNGNLLVSGEKQMGINQGTEYIRFSGVVNPRTVSGSNTVPSTLVADARIEYTAKGYIDEAQHMGWMQRIFLNVMPF, via the coding sequence ATGACCTCCCCCAGTCTTCGCGCACTTCGTGCTGGAAGGGGACCAGGACTTGTGCTGGTGCCGCTGGTTGCCTTGCTCGCTTCGGGCTGCGCGCAGGTTCCGCGGGAGCCGCTGGTGCATCAGCCGATGACGGCGCGGGCGGAGAACATGGCTTCGATGCCGCGGCGCGCGAACGGCGCGATCTTCCAGGACGGGCCCGGCGGCAGCGCGCTGTTCGAGGACCGCCGGCCGCGCAACGTGGGCGACATCCTGACCATCGTCATCAGCGAGCGGGTCAATGCGAGCAAGAACTCGGGTGCGTCCGCGAGCCGCACGGGCAGCATGGCTGCCGACTTCGCCGGCATTCCGAAGCTGCTGGGCTCGCTGCTCGACGGGCAGGACGCCAAGCTGTCGGGCGGCAACAAGCTCGACGCCAAGGGCGGCGCCAACGCCAACAACACCTTCAACGGCGTGATCACGGTCACGGTGGTGGACGTGATGCGCAACGGCAACCTGCTGGTGAGCGGCGAGAAGCAGATGGGCATCAACCAGGGCACCGAATACATCCGGTTCTCGGGCGTGGTGAACCCGCGCACGGTCTCGGGCAGCAACACCGTGCCCTCGACGCTGGTGGCCGATGCGCGCATCGAATACACGGCCAAGGGCTACATCGACGAGGCGCAGCACATGGGCTGGATGCAGCGCATCTTCTTGAATGTCATGCCGTTCTAG
- a CDS encoding flagellar basal body P-ring protein FlgI: MKNIWNTARRTGLLALCAVALHSPVHAERLKELASIQGVRDNPLIGYGLMVGLDGTGDQTMQTPFTTQSLNNMLQQLGITIPQGVNMQLKNVAAVMVTATLPSFARPGQNIDVTVSSMGNAKSLRGGTLLMTPLKGVDGQVYAIAQGNMVVGGAGASAGGSKAQINQLSSGRIPAGALVERGVEAPVGGESSFTLELNRSDFGTVQQAADAINRQFGPGTAQALDARVIQVRAPAPQERVGFLARLESLEVTPTQAVARVVVNARTGSVVMNQAVRVNDCAVAHGNLSVVINTEPVVSQPNAFSGGQTVVGQTSQISINQGGGALQMVRGGASLADVIKGLNSLGANPQDLVSILQAMKSAGALRAELEII, translated from the coding sequence ATGAAAAATATCTGGAATACCGCGCGTCGGACCGGCCTGCTGGCGCTGTGCGCCGTGGCCCTGCACTCACCCGTTCATGCGGAACGGCTGAAAGAACTGGCGAGCATCCAGGGCGTGCGCGACAACCCGCTGATCGGCTATGGCCTCATGGTCGGGCTCGACGGCACGGGCGACCAGACGATGCAGACGCCGTTCACCACGCAGAGCCTCAACAACATGCTGCAGCAGCTGGGCATCACGATTCCGCAGGGCGTGAACATGCAGCTCAAGAACGTGGCGGCGGTGATGGTCACGGCCACGCTGCCTTCGTTCGCGCGGCCCGGCCAGAACATCGACGTGACGGTGTCCTCGATGGGCAACGCCAAGAGCCTGCGCGGCGGCACGCTGCTGATGACACCGCTCAAGGGTGTGGACGGCCAGGTCTATGCGATCGCACAGGGCAACATGGTGGTCGGCGGTGCGGGCGCGTCGGCCGGCGGCAGCAAGGCCCAGATCAACCAGCTCAGCTCGGGCCGCATTCCGGCCGGCGCGCTGGTGGAGCGCGGCGTCGAGGCGCCGGTGGGCGGCGAGAGCAGCTTCACGCTCGAACTCAACCGATCCGATTTCGGCACGGTGCAGCAGGCGGCCGACGCCATCAACCGGCAGTTCGGCCCGGGCACCGCGCAGGCGCTCGACGCCCGCGTGATCCAGGTGCGGGCGCCCGCGCCGCAGGAGCGGGTGGGCTTTCTCGCGCGGCTCGAAAGCCTCGAAGTCACGCCGACGCAGGCGGTCGCGCGCGTGGTCGTCAATGCGCGCACCGGCTCCGTGGTCATGAACCAGGCGGTGCGCGTGAACGACTGCGCGGTGGCGCACGGCAATCTGTCGGTGGTCATCAACACCGAGCCCGTGGTGAGCCAGCCCAACGCATTTTCCGGCGGACAGACCGTGGTCGGGCAGACCTCCCAGATCTCCATCAACCAGGGCGGCGGCGCCTTGCAGATGGTGCGCGGCGGTGCTTCGCTGGCCGACGTGATCAAGGGCCTGAACAGCCTGGGCGCCAATCCGCAGGACCTGGTCTCCATCCTGCAGGCCATGAAATCCGCCGGCGCGCTGCGCGCCGAGCTCGAAATCATCTGA
- the flgJ gene encoding flagellar assembly peptidoglycan hydrolase FlgJ: protein MAITETRSGALDQRLVLDVQSVDALRHTVRTSPEEGLKQVSRQFEALFMNMVLKSMREATPSSGLFENRDEKVYMSMLDQQLAQNLSGRGVGLAEAMLAQLGRAAPSGESDGSGSEGMPLAPRAGIALTPQSGIPLGSSPSPSIPARPSAASVDLGIYQRNSDRSAAGAVASLQGSVDGFVQRMGGSAQVASEASGVPAPLILAQAALESGWGKREIRADDGAQSFNLFGIKADRGWKGPVVETTTTEYVDGEAQRVRAKFRAYGSYDEAFTDYARFITRNPRYANVLAADTPAEAAHGLQKAGYATDPQYGQKLVRIMQKFS from the coding sequence ATGGCCATCACCGAAACCAGAAGCGGCGCGCTGGACCAGCGCCTTGTACTCGACGTGCAGAGCGTCGATGCCTTGCGGCACACCGTGCGCACTTCGCCCGAAGAGGGCCTGAAGCAGGTGTCGCGCCAGTTCGAGGCGCTATTCATGAACATGGTGCTCAAGAGCATGCGCGAGGCCACGCCGTCGAGCGGGCTGTTCGAGAACCGCGACGAGAAGGTCTACATGTCGATGCTCGACCAGCAGCTCGCGCAGAACCTCTCGGGGCGCGGCGTGGGCCTGGCCGAGGCAATGCTCGCGCAGCTCGGCCGCGCCGCGCCCTCGGGCGAAAGCGACGGCAGCGGCAGCGAAGGCATGCCGCTCGCGCCGCGCGCGGGCATCGCGCTCACGCCGCAGTCGGGCATTCCGCTCGGCTCGTCGCCGTCGCCATCCATACCGGCAAGGCCGTCGGCTGCATCGGTGGACCTGGGCATCTACCAGCGCAACAGCGACCGCTCCGCCGCGGGCGCCGTGGCATCGCTGCAGGGCAGCGTCGACGGCTTCGTGCAGCGCATGGGCGGCTCCGCGCAGGTGGCGAGCGAGGCCAGCGGCGTGCCCGCGCCGCTGATCCTCGCGCAGGCCGCGCTCGAATCGGGCTGGGGCAAGCGCGAGATCCGCGCCGACGACGGCGCCCAGAGCTTCAACCTGTTCGGCATCAAGGCCGACCGCGGCTGGAAGGGGCCGGTGGTGGAAACCACCACCACCGAATACGTGGACGGCGAAGCGCAGCGCGTGCGTGCGAAGTTCAGGGCCTATGGCTCCTACGACGAGGCCTTTACCGACTACGCCCGGTTCATCACGCGCAATCCGCGCTACGCCAACGTGCTGGCGGCCGACACGCCGGCCGAAGCCGCGCACGGCCTGCAGAAGGCCGGCTATGCCACCGATCCGCAGTACGGGCAGAAGCTCGTTCGCATCATGCAGAAGTTCAGCTGA
- a CDS encoding chemotaxis protein CheW, translated as MAEIMTPPPHRGAAAPATSSRLEVVTFTLGQEEYGIDIQKVQELRGYDAVTRIANAPEYIKGVVNLRGIIVPIIDMRIKFKLGTPSYDQFTVVIVLNIAGRVVGMVVDSVSDVITLSAEQIKPAPEMGSVLDTDYLIGLGTLDERMLILVDIDRLMSSDEMGLIEKVV; from the coding sequence ATGGCAGAGATCATGACCCCCCCACCACATCGCGGCGCCGCAGCGCCTGCTACCTCGAGCCGGCTGGAGGTCGTGACCTTCACGCTGGGCCAGGAGGAGTACGGCATCGACATCCAGAAGGTGCAGGAGCTGCGCGGCTACGACGCGGTGACGCGCATTGCGAACGCGCCGGAATACATCAAGGGCGTGGTGAACCTGCGCGGAATCATCGTCCCGATCATCGACATGCGCATCAAGTTCAAGCTGGGCACGCCGAGCTACGACCAGTTCACGGTGGTGATCGTGCTGAACATCGCAGGGCGCGTGGTGGGCATGGTGGTGGACAGCGTGTCGGACGTGATCACCTTGAGCGCGGAGCAGATCAAGCCGGCGCCGGAGATGGGCTCGGTGCTGGACACCGACTACCTGATCGGTCTGGGCACGCTGGACGAGCGGATGCTGATCCTGGTGGACATCGACCGGCTGATGTCCAGCGACGAGATGGGCCTGATCGAGAAGGTCGTCTGA
- a CDS encoding methyl-accepting chemotaxis protein: protein MKNLKIGTRLGIGFALVLALMACIAGIGVFRLQGVGDAVQEMVQRSLVKERLAANWLLNTSSNSVRTFALVKSNDAEVQEYLQKQMSKTSAAISETQAKLEAMLDSPEEQAISADIKDKRTQYVGLRNSILKLKAEGKQDEAARLTNDKLVPMLEVYDASIRGMLTHQAERIDKAADAVDSLNRAGRMNVIVLAVAALLLGAVLAWLLTRSITRPLNEAVRVARTVADGDLTSRIESSSRDETGQLMLALKNMNASLATVVSGVRQGTDAIATASGQIAAGNQDLSSRTEEQASSLEQTAASMEELTSTVKQNADNARQANQLALSASEVAVKGGNVVGQVVDTMASINASSKKIVDIIGVIDGIAFQTNILALNAAVEAARAGEQGRGFAVVASEVRSLAQRSAAAAKEIKGLIDDSVGKVNTGSQLVGEAGKTMAEIVGSVKRVTDIIGEITAASQEQSTGIEQVNQAIAQMDQVTQQNAALVEEAAAAAQSMQEQAASLVGAVSVFRLEPGTQALRSELAFTTPAALRPSQAISKALRPAPARKSEAAAAPQLAAAATASGDWTEF, encoded by the coding sequence ATGAAAAACCTGAAGATCGGCACCCGCCTGGGCATCGGCTTTGCGCTGGTGCTCGCGCTCATGGCGTGCATCGCGGGCATCGGTGTGTTTCGCCTGCAGGGCGTGGGCGACGCGGTGCAGGAGATGGTGCAGCGCTCGCTCGTGAAGGAGCGCCTGGCCGCCAACTGGCTGCTCAACACCAGCAGCAACAGCGTGCGCACCTTTGCACTGGTCAAGAGCAACGACGCGGAAGTCCAGGAGTACCTGCAGAAGCAGATGAGCAAGACCAGCGCGGCAATTTCCGAGACCCAGGCGAAGCTCGAAGCGATGCTGGATTCGCCCGAGGAGCAGGCGATCAGCGCCGACATCAAGGACAAGCGCACCCAGTACGTGGGCTTGCGCAATTCCATCCTCAAGCTCAAGGCCGAAGGCAAGCAGGACGAGGCGGCCCGGCTCACCAACGACAAGCTGGTGCCGATGCTCGAGGTCTACGACGCGAGCATCCGCGGCATGCTGACGCACCAGGCCGAGCGGATCGACAAGGCCGCCGACGCCGTGGACAGCCTGAACCGTGCGGGCCGCATGAACGTGATCGTGCTGGCCGTGGCCGCGCTGCTGCTCGGCGCCGTGCTGGCATGGCTCCTGACCCGCAGCATCACGCGCCCGCTGAACGAGGCCGTGCGTGTGGCTCGGACCGTGGCGGACGGCGATCTCACCAGCCGCATCGAATCGTCGTCCCGCGACGAGACAGGCCAGCTGATGCTGGCATTGAAGAACATGAATGCGAGCCTGGCCACCGTGGTGAGCGGCGTGCGCCAGGGCACCGACGCGATCGCCACCGCCTCGGGCCAGATTGCCGCGGGCAACCAGGACCTGTCTTCGCGCACCGAGGAGCAGGCCAGCTCGCTCGAGCAGACGGCAGCCTCGATGGAAGAACTCACGAGCACGGTCAAGCAGAACGCCGACAACGCGCGGCAAGCCAACCAGCTCGCGCTCTCGGCTTCCGAGGTGGCTGTGAAGGGCGGCAATGTCGTGGGCCAGGTGGTGGACACCATGGCCTCGATCAATGCGTCGTCCAAGAAGATCGTCGACATCATCGGCGTGATCGACGGCATCGCGTTCCAGACCAACATCCTGGCGCTGAATGCAGCGGTGGAAGCCGCGCGTGCCGGCGAACAAGGCCGCGGCTTCGCGGTCGTCGCTTCCGAAGTGCGCAGCCTCGCGCAACGCTCGGCCGCGGCGGCCAAGGAAATCAAGGGCCTGATCGACGACTCCGTGGGCAAGGTCAACACCGGCAGCCAACTGGTGGGCGAAGCCGGCAAGACCATGGCCGAGATCGTGGGCAGCGTGAAGCGCGTGACCGACATCATCGGGGAGATCACCGCGGCGAGCCAGGAGCAAAGCACGGGCATCGAGCAGGTGAACCAGGCGATCGCGCAGATGGACCAGGTGACGCAGCAGAACGCGGCGCTGGTGGAAGAGGCGGCAGCCGCGGCGCAGTCGATGCAGGAGCAGGCCGCGAGCCTGGTCGGGGCCGTCAGCGTGTTCAGGCTGGAGCCCGGAACGCAGGCCCTTCGTTCTGAACTTGCATTCACCACTCCGGCGGCACTGCGGCCTTCCCAGGCTATTTCGAAGGCCTTGCGGCCGGCGCCAGCCAGAAAGAGCGAGGCCGCCGCGGCCCCGCAACTGGCCGCGGCCGCCACGGCGAGTGGCGATTGGACGGAATTTTGA
- a CDS encoding methyl-accepting chemotaxis protein: MSNRLNPRVLSIGQKLGLLTASAIVGVAALTALFLISERKLILDERQASVRQVVESAHGLLVHYHALAAAGTLTEPQAKEQAMQAIRGLRYSGSEYFWINDMQPRMLMHPISPALENKDLSSNKDATGKRLFVAFVDTVKAHGAGFVPYLWAKPGSDKPVPKISYVKGFEPWGWIIGSGVYVDTVQATIMGRVIGLSISALVLAAALFAIGWAISRGLLKQLGGEPAVTAGIARRIAEGDLAVRIDLKRGDQASLLHAVQAMRASLAKVVGEVRQGTDTIATASGQIAAGNRDLSARTEEQASSLEQTAASMEELTSTVKQNADNARQANQLALSASEVAVKGGGVVGQVVDTMASINASSKKIVDIIGVIDGIAFQTNILALNAAVEAARAGEQGRGFAVVASEVRNLAQRSGAAAKEIKGLIDDSVDKVEAGSRQVAEAGRTMDEIVDSVKRVTDIMGEITAASQEQSTGIEQVNQAIAQMDQVTQQNAALVEEAAAAAQSMQEQAASLVESVSVFKIEGGSAPAMALANSPRASAAPKSRRLAPGKKTQEAPASPQLAMAGAAGGGWPEF; encoded by the coding sequence ATGTCCAACCGTTTGAATCCCCGCGTCCTGAGCATCGGCCAGAAGCTCGGGTTGCTCACGGCCAGCGCCATTGTGGGCGTGGCGGCCTTGACGGCTCTTTTCCTGATTTCGGAGCGCAAGCTCATCCTGGACGAGCGGCAGGCCAGCGTGCGCCAGGTGGTGGAAAGCGCGCATGGCCTGCTGGTTCATTACCACGCGCTCGCGGCCGCGGGCACGCTGACCGAGCCGCAGGCGAAGGAGCAGGCGATGCAGGCGATCCGCGGCCTGCGCTACAGCGGCAGCGAGTATTTCTGGATCAACGACATGCAGCCGCGCATGCTGATGCACCCGATCAGCCCGGCACTCGAGAACAAGGATCTTTCCTCCAACAAGGATGCCACCGGCAAGCGGCTGTTCGTCGCGTTCGTCGACACCGTCAAGGCCCACGGTGCAGGTTTCGTTCCCTACCTCTGGGCCAAGCCGGGCAGCGACAAGCCGGTGCCCAAGATCTCCTACGTGAAGGGGTTCGAGCCCTGGGGCTGGATCATCGGCTCGGGCGTCTACGTGGACACGGTGCAGGCAACGATCATGGGCCGGGTCATCGGCCTGTCGATCAGCGCGCTGGTGCTGGCCGCGGCACTCTTCGCGATCGGCTGGGCGATCTCGCGCGGCCTGCTGAAGCAGCTCGGCGGCGAACCCGCGGTCACGGCCGGCATCGCGCGCCGCATCGCCGAGGGCGACCTGGCGGTCCGGATCGACCTGAAGCGCGGCGACCAGGCGAGCCTGCTGCATGCGGTCCAGGCCATGCGCGCCAGCCTGGCCAAGGTGGTGGGCGAAGTGCGCCAGGGCACCGACACGATCGCGACCGCTTCGGGGCAGATCGCGGCCGGCAACCGGGACTTGTCGGCGCGCACCGAGGAGCAGGCCAGCTCTCTGGAACAGACGGCAGCCTCGATGGAAGAACTCACGAGCACCGTGAAGCAGAACGCCGACAACGCACGCCAGGCCAATCAGCTCGCGCTCTCGGCCTCCGAGGTGGCTGTGAAGGGCGGCGGCGTGGTGGGGCAGGTGGTCGACACCATGGCGTCGATCAACGCGTCGTCCAAGAAGATCGTCGACATCATCGGCGTGATCGATGGCATCGCGTTCCAGACCAACATCTTGGCCTTGAATGCAGCGGTCGAAGCCGCGCGTGCGGGTGAGCAGGGCCGCGGCTTCGCGGTCGTCGCTTCCGAGGTCCGCAATCTGGCCCAGCGTTCAGGTGCAGCGGCCAAGGAGATCAAGGGCCTGATCGACGACTCGGTCGACAAGGTCGAAGCCGGCAGCCGCCAGGTGGCCGAAGCGGGCCGCACGATGGACGAGATCGTCGACAGCGTGAAACGCGTGACCGACATCATGGGCGAGATCACGGCAGCCAGCCAGGAGCAGAGCACCGGCATCGAGCAGGTGAACCAGGCGATTGCGCAGATGGACCAGGTGACGCAGCAGAACGCGGCGCTGGTCGAAGAGGCAGCAGCCGCGGCGCAGTCGATGCAGGAGCAGGCCGCCAGCCTGGTGGAGTCGGTCAGCGTGTTCAAGATCGAAGGCGGCAGCGCCCCTGCAATGGCACTGGCGAATTCACCGCGCGCTTCCGCCGCCCCGAAATCCCGACGCCTCGCGCCGGGCAAGAAGACCCAAGAAGCACCCGCATCCCCGCAGCTGGCCATGGCCGGTGCAGCCGGTGGCGGGTGGCCCGAGTTCTAG
- a CDS encoding chemotaxis protein CheW, with product MSTTPSQQATDTRNAAPSRPGRPLEFLSFTLGQEEYGIDIQKVQELRGYDAVTRIANAPEYIKGVVNLRGIIVPIIDMRIKFKLGTPSYDQFTVVIVLNIAGRVVGMVVDSVSDVITLSAEQIKPAPEMGSVLDTDYLIGLGTLDERMLILVDIDRLMSSDEMGLVEKIAA from the coding sequence ATGAGCACAACCCCATCCCAACAAGCCACCGACACCCGCAACGCCGCCCCTTCACGTCCGGGCCGGCCACTGGAATTCCTTTCCTTCACGCTGGGCCAGGAGGAGTACGGCATCGACATCCAGAAGGTGCAGGAGCTGCGCGGCTACGACGCGGTGACGCGCATTGCGAACGCGCCGGAATACATCAAGGGCGTGGTGAACCTGCGCGGAATCATCGTGCCGATCATCGATATGCGCATCAAGTTCAAGCTGGGCACGCCGAGCTACGACCAGTTCACAGTGGTGATCGTGCTGAACATCGCAGGGCGCGTGGTGGGCATGGTGGTGGACAGCGTGTCGGACGTGATCACCTTGAGCGCGGAGCAGATCAAGCCGGCGCCGGAGATGGGCTCGGTGCTGGACACCGACTACCTGATCGGGCTGGGCACGCTGGACGAGCGGATGCTGATCCTGGTGGACATCGACCGGCTGATGTCCAGCGACGAGATGGGCCTGGTCGAAAAGATCGCTGCCTGA
- a CDS encoding methyl-accepting chemotaxis protein, whose product MFLSNISIGKRLAVVIGVILALSLTSSVLAVLKLRQLGEEINTMVEKNIKTERAGSDWLRHTTAGVQRAAAIAKSSDSSLIAYFAPATATSIKDTNDLQKFIEDQMDTPEKKQVFEKVGELRKAYLAAREEVSKAKLAGDMEGANRTFNERFEPTSRSYLAGVQQMVDTERALLDAAAERSKQMRASTSLMLVIFGALSLGLGLVLAWLLVRSITHPLRRAVEVAEAVAAGDLTSRIEVTTKDETGQLMHALKGMNGSLAKVVGEVRQGTDAIATASGQIAAGNQDLSSRTEEQASSLEQTAASMEELTSTVKQNADNARQANQLALSASEVAVRGGGVVSQVVDTMGSINSSSKKIVDIIGVIDGIAFQTNILALNAAVEAARAGEQGRGFAVVASEVRNLAQRSGAAAKEIKGLIDDSVDKVEAGSRQVAEAGRTMDEIVDSVKRVTDIMGEITAASQEQSTGIEQVNQAIAQMDQVTQQNAALVEEAAAAAQSMQEQAASLVASVSVFKLDSDNAPRALVQMQARVQPALPPRRAVPALKAPARPAGTRAAGTRSVPKLAAAHAAAPGDWTEF is encoded by the coding sequence ATGTTTCTGAGCAATATTTCCATAGGCAAGCGGCTGGCCGTCGTGATCGGCGTCATCCTCGCCCTGTCTCTCACGAGCAGCGTGCTTGCCGTGCTGAAGCTGCGGCAGCTCGGCGAGGAAATCAACACGATGGTCGAGAAGAACATCAAGACCGAACGCGCCGGCTCCGACTGGCTGCGCCACACCACCGCGGGCGTGCAGCGTGCCGCGGCCATCGCCAAGAGCAGCGATTCGAGCCTGATCGCCTACTTCGCGCCGGCCACGGCCACCTCCATCAAGGACACCAACGATCTGCAGAAGTTCATCGAGGACCAGATGGACACGCCGGAAAAGAAGCAGGTGTTCGAGAAGGTCGGCGAGCTGCGCAAAGCCTACCTCGCGGCCCGCGAGGAAGTCAGCAAGGCCAAGCTGGCGGGCGACATGGAAGGCGCCAACCGAACCTTCAACGAACGCTTCGAGCCCACGTCGCGCAGCTATCTCGCGGGCGTGCAGCAGATGGTGGATACGGAACGCGCGCTGCTCGACGCTGCGGCCGAGCGCAGCAAGCAGATGCGCGCCAGCACCAGCCTGATGCTGGTCATCTTCGGCGCGCTGTCGCTGGGCCTGGGCCTGGTGCTCGCCTGGCTGCTGGTGCGCAGCATCACGCATCCGCTGCGCCGTGCCGTCGAGGTGGCCGAAGCGGTTGCCGCCGGTGACCTGACCAGCCGCATCGAAGTGACGACGAAGGACGAAACCGGCCAGTTGATGCATGCGCTCAAGGGCATGAACGGCAGCCTGGCCAAGGTGGTGGGTGAAGTGCGTCAGGGCACCGATGCGATCGCGACGGCTTCGGGCCAGATCGCGGCCGGCAACCAGGATCTGTCCTCGCGCACCGAGGAGCAGGCCAGCTCGCTGGAGCAGACCGCGGCCTCGATGGAAGAACTCACGAGCACGGTCAAGCAGAACGCCGACAACGCGCGGCAAGCCAATCAGCTCGCGCTCTCGGCGTCCGAAGTCGCCGTGCGCGGCGGTGGCGTGGTCAGCCAGGTGGTGGACACCATGGGCTCCATCAACAGCTCCTCGAAAAAGATCGTCGACATCATCGGCGTGATCGACGGCATCGCCTTCCAGACCAACATCCTGGCCTTGAATGCGGCGGTCGAAGCGGCGCGTGCGGGCGAGCAGGGCCGCGGCTTCGCGGTCGTCGCTTCCGAGGTCCGCAATCTGGCCCAGCGTTCAGGTGCAGCGGCCAAGGAGATCAAGGGCCTGATCGACGACTCGGTCGACAAGGTCGAGGCCGGCAGCCGCCAGGTGGCCGAGGCGGGCCGCACGATGGACGAGATCGTCGACAGCGTGAAGCGCGTGACCGACATCATGGGCGAGATTACGGCCGCCAGCCAGGAGCAGAGCACGGGCATCGAGCAGGTGAACCAGGCGATTGCGCAGATGGACCAGGTGACGCAGCAGAACGCGGCGCTGGTGGAAGAAGCGGCAGCGGCGGCGCAGTCGATGCAGGAGCAGGCCGCCAGCCTGGTGGCGTCGGTCAGCGTGTTCAAGCTCGACAGCGACAACGCGCCCCGCGCGCTCGTTCAGATGCAGGCCCGGGTCCAGCCGGCGCTGCCGCCGCGCAGGGCGGTGCCTGCGCTGAAGGCTCCCGCCCGGCCGGCAGGGACGCGCGCAGCCGGCACCCGTTCCGTTCCGAAGCTCGCCGCGGCCCATGCCGCCGCGCCGGGCGACTGGACCGAGTTCTAA